One window of the Marmota flaviventris isolate mMarFla1 chromosome 2, mMarFla1.hap1, whole genome shotgun sequence genome contains the following:
- the Spint1 gene encoding kunitz-type protease inhibitor 1, with the protein MMAGARLAQAGIPVVLEVLLLCVLGLQITESGLPPAPPELPAGTACLNLFTPGVPAFVLDTEASVSNGATFLGSPTVRRGWDCVRSCCTTQNCNLALVELQPDGGEDAITACFLMNCLYEHNFVCKFARREGFINYLTREVYHSYHELRTQGFGGSRIPRAWVGIDLKVQPQEPLVLKDVDNTDWHLLQGGTDVRIERNNPDQVELWGLKEGTYLFQLTVTGSEQPENKANVTVTVLSAKQTEDYCLASNKVGRCRGSFPRWYYDPTEQICKRFTYGGCLGNKNNYLREEECMLACRDVQGPSMERHHPVCSGSCHSTQFRCSNGCCIDSFLECDDTPDCPDGSDEATCEKYTSGFDELQSIHFLSDKGHCVDLPDTGLCQESIPRWYYNPFSERCARFTYGGCYGNKNNFEEEQQCLESCHGISKKDVFGLRRESSISSVGSVEVAVAVLLVTCIIMVIAILGYWCFKNQRQDLRRHHHLNHPPPTPASSTVSTTEDTEHLVYNHTTRPL; encoded by the exons ATGATGGCCGGCGCTCGCCTTGCCCAAGCCGGCATCCCTGTGGTCCTTGAGGTGTTGCTTCTGTGCGTGCTGGGTCTCCAGATCACTGAGTCCGGGCTGCCTCCCGCACCCCCTGAGCTGCCGGCGGGAACTGCCTGCCTGAACCTCTTCACTCCGGGGGTTCCTGCCTTCGTGCTGGACACGGAAGCCTCGGTCAGCAACGGGGCCACCTTTCTGGGTTCCCCCACCGTGCGCCGGGGCTGGGATTGCGTGCGCTCCTGTTGCACCACCCAGAATTGCAACCTGGCGCTGGTGGAACTGCAGCCCGACGGCGGCGAGGACGCCATCACCGCCTGCTTCCTCATGAATTGCCTCTACGAGCACAACTTTGTGTGCAAGTTCGCGCGCAGAGAGGGCTTCATCAACTACCTCACAAGAGAGGTTTACCACTCGTACCACGAGCTTCGGACCCAGGGCTTTGGAG GGTCCCGGATCCCAAGGGCCTGGGTGGGCATAGACTTGAAGGTGCAGCCCCAGGAACCCCTGGTGCTAAAGGATGTGGACAACACAGATTGGCATCTACTGCAGGGTGGCACAGACGTCAGGATAGAG AGGAATAATCCGGACCAGGTGGAGCTGTGGGGACTCAAGGAAGGCACCTACCTGTTCCAGTTGACAGTGACTGGCTCAGAACAACCAGAGAATAAGGCCAACGTCACAGTCACTGTGCTATCTGCCAAGCAGACGGAAG ACTACTGCCTTGCATCTAACAAGGTGGGCCGCTGCCGGGGTTCCTTCCCCCGCTGGTACTATGACCCCACAGAACAAATCTGCAAGAGATTCACTTATGGAGGTTGCTTGGGCAACAAGAACAACTACCTTCGGGAAGAAGAGTGTATGCTAGCCTGCCGGGATGTGCAAG GCCCCTCAATGGAAAGGCACCATCCAG TATGTTCTGGCAGCTGCCACTCCACCCAATTCCGCTGCAGTAATGGCTGCTGCATCGACAGCTTCCTGGAGTGTGATGACACCCCAGACTGCCCTGACGGCTCTGACGAGGCCACCTGTGAAAAAT ACACCAGTGGCTTTGATGAGCTCCAGAGTATCCATTTCCTCAGTGACAAAG GGCACTGTGTGGACCTGCCAGACACAGGACTCTGTCAGGAGAGCATCCCACGCTGGTACTACAACCCTTTCAGTGAACGCTGTGCCCGCTTCACTTATGGTGGTTGTTATGGcaacaagaacaactttgagGAAGAGCAGCAGTGTCTCGAGTCCTGTCACGGCATCTCCA AGAAAGATGTGTTTGGTCTGCGACGGGAAAGCTCCATCTCCAGTGTAG GCTCTGTGGAAGTGGCTGTTGCTGTACTCCTGGTCACCTGCATCATCATGGTGATAGCCATCCTGGGTTATTGGTGCTTCAAGAACCAGAGACAGGACTTGCGCAGACATCACCACCTGAAtcacccaccacccacccctgCCAGCTCCACTGTCTCCACCACTGAAGACACAGAGCACCTGGTCTATAATCATACCACCCGACCCCTCTGA